A stretch of Spirosoma oryzicola DNA encodes these proteins:
- a CDS encoding TonB-dependent receptor domain-containing protein: protein MKNLFVMAVLWLFAAVVYAQNPAAPSRFTLQGQAVDTAAAPLPSSTVMLLSPKDSSLVNFTRTDEKGAFSFKNVKSGTYVLKISFVGFIPYNQVIKSGSESVVNLGALKLKPITKELFEVVVRTAKAPLTIKGDTIEYNASSFKVPPGSTVEDLLRKLPGVQIDQDGNIRAQGEEVKKVTVDGKSFFGNDPKLATKNLQAESISKVQVFNDKTEQSKLTGVQDGKKEKTVNLELKEQFKKGGFGKLTAGGGPASNDVSARGEIKGNYNKFDSKRQFSVIGLANNTNQDGLSFNDYQDFRGSNSFNWNDNADFGFGGSGRSIYFGNDDETLGIPVGGGDGRGFSNNVAGGVNYNYDTKKTKLSTSYYYNQSRIELDAERNRRNLLEASSYRTEENSNQINFNGNHRVSLRYEQMLDSTNTLVVLSNARLNNGNTNLLTFQDLYRSAGANGGEALSTRNRTKNFSTARQFGMANTALYRLKFKKMGRSFAASATYQINTNDATLDLDARNEFLQATSVNDMLRVIRQDQNTNSLRNEYKVSLQYVEPFAKKFFWETFYNFSLRYDEVDRNVLNVGDAGMSRNDSLSRYYKNNYLYNRLGSSIRYSFKGMNVSAGLAGQQFTLDGEYAPDQTSTQFNRINRTFTTLVPNLSLNYDMKKNRYLYGGYGLNVRIPSSRDLQPIINNSNPLFINEGNPDLLPQLEHNLNAGFYYFNPGNFTNVNVNLYGSYFENQIVYSQTVDPQTLITRTRPENLTGGRSIGSYLNFGFPLKKTKATLNLNTQLNFGKNLTRINQVLNETNNQNYNIGTRLDLTPTEWLTFYANANWGIIDTRYSINTAQNQIIINNNYRGDLNLKLPADFYVNTSLNYRTYRNDRLDFHQQIPIWNASVYKIMGKAKKAEVRLTAVDMLNRNVVVSQYAGQNYVQDERIATLARYFMLSFTYNMRGVQAKMRRDGY, encoded by the coding sequence ATGAAAAACCTTTTCGTCATGGCCGTGCTATGGCTATTTGCGGCCGTTGTCTACGCCCAAAACCCGGCAGCACCGTCGCGCTTTACGTTACAGGGGCAAGCCGTTGATACCGCTGCCGCTCCGCTACCTTCGTCAACAGTCATGTTGCTAAGCCCCAAAGATTCGTCGCTTGTTAATTTTACCCGAACCGACGAAAAAGGGGCTTTCTCATTCAAGAATGTTAAATCGGGGACGTACGTGCTGAAAATTTCGTTCGTCGGCTTTATCCCCTACAATCAGGTGATTAAGTCAGGCAGTGAATCGGTTGTCAACCTGGGCGCGCTAAAGCTGAAACCGATCACGAAAGAGCTATTCGAAGTAGTCGTCAGAACGGCCAAGGCTCCACTCACAATCAAAGGGGACACGATTGAGTATAATGCCAGTTCGTTTAAAGTGCCCCCCGGTTCGACCGTCGAAGATTTGCTGCGTAAACTGCCGGGCGTGCAGATCGATCAGGATGGCAATATTCGGGCGCAGGGGGAGGAAGTAAAAAAGGTGACGGTTGATGGGAAAAGTTTCTTTGGCAATGACCCGAAGCTGGCTACCAAGAACTTACAAGCCGAATCCATCTCGAAAGTTCAGGTGTTCAACGATAAAACCGAACAGTCCAAACTGACGGGCGTACAAGACGGTAAAAAGGAAAAAACCGTAAATCTGGAACTGAAAGAACAGTTCAAAAAAGGAGGGTTCGGAAAGTTGACCGCTGGTGGCGGACCGGCATCCAACGATGTATCGGCGCGCGGGGAAATCAAAGGCAATTACAACAAGTTTGATTCGAAGCGGCAGTTTTCGGTTATCGGACTCGCCAACAATACGAATCAGGACGGTTTATCTTTCAACGATTATCAGGACTTTCGGGGTAGCAATTCGTTCAACTGGAACGACAATGCCGACTTTGGATTCGGAGGAAGTGGCCGGTCTATTTACTTTGGCAATGACGATGAAACGCTCGGAATACCCGTCGGCGGGGGCGATGGTCGGGGTTTTTCAAACAATGTGGCGGGGGGCGTCAACTACAACTACGACACAAAAAAGACCAAGCTCAGTACCAGTTATTACTACAATCAGAGTCGAATTGAGCTGGATGCGGAGCGCAACCGGAGAAACCTTCTGGAAGCTAGCTCGTACCGGACCGAAGAGAACAGCAACCAGATCAACTTCAATGGCAATCATCGGGTAAGCCTGCGTTACGAACAGATGCTCGATTCGACTAATACGCTGGTTGTGTTGAGCAATGCTCGTCTAAACAACGGAAACACGAATCTGCTGACGTTTCAGGATCTGTACCGGAGCGCCGGAGCCAACGGTGGAGAAGCGCTTTCGACGCGCAACCGAACCAAGAACTTCAGTACAGCGCGGCAGTTTGGTATGGCGAATACAGCGCTTTACCGCTTGAAATTTAAGAAAATGGGGCGTTCGTTTGCCGCCAGTGCTACGTATCAGATCAATACGAACGATGCGACGCTTGATCTCGATGCGCGCAACGAGTTCTTACAGGCAACGAGCGTAAACGACATGTTGCGGGTGATTCGGCAGGACCAGAATACCAATAGCCTGCGTAACGAGTATAAGGTTAGCTTGCAGTACGTAGAGCCGTTTGCCAAAAAGTTTTTCTGGGAGACGTTTTACAATTTCAGCCTCCGGTACGATGAAGTTGATCGCAACGTATTGAACGTAGGTGATGCCGGTATGAGTCGCAATGACTCGCTGAGCCGCTATTACAAAAATAATTACCTCTACAACCGGCTTGGCTCCAGCATCCGCTATTCGTTCAAAGGAATGAACGTATCGGCCGGTTTGGCTGGTCAGCAATTTACACTCGACGGGGAGTACGCGCCGGATCAGACATCGACTCAATTTAACCGGATCAATCGAACCTTTACCACCTTGGTGCCGAATCTGTCGCTCAACTATGACATGAAGAAAAATCGGTACCTCTACGGTGGTTATGGGCTCAACGTCCGTATTCCTTCGTCGCGCGATCTGCAACCGATTATCAACAACAGCAATCCTTTGTTTATCAACGAAGGAAACCCTGACTTGCTGCCTCAGCTGGAACATAACCTGAACGCAGGATTTTATTACTTTAACCCCGGAAACTTTACCAACGTAAACGTCAACCTCTACGGATCGTATTTCGAAAATCAGATTGTCTACAGCCAAACGGTAGATCCACAGACGCTGATTACGAGAACGCGGCCCGAAAACCTCACTGGTGGCCGTAGCATTGGTTCGTACCTAAATTTTGGCTTCCCCCTCAAGAAAACCAAAGCGACGCTGAACCTCAACACACAACTAAACTTCGGGAAGAATCTGACGAGAATCAACCAGGTGTTGAACGAGACAAATAATCAGAATTACAACATCGGTACGCGGCTGGACCTGACGCCCACCGAATGGCTAACCTTTTACGCGAACGCCAATTGGGGGATCATCGATACGCGCTACTCGATCAACACAGCGCAGAACCAGATTATTATCAATAACAACTACCGGGGCGACTTAAACCTGAAGCTGCCCGCTGATTTTTACGTGAACACATCGCTGAACTACCGGACTTACAGAAACGACCGATTGGATTTCCATCAGCAAATCCCCATCTGGAATGCGTCTGTGTACAAAATCATGGGTAAGGCTAAGAAAGCAGAAGTGCGTTTGACGGCTGTCGATATGCTGAACCGAAACGTAGTGGTGTCGCAGTACGCG